In Laribacter hongkongensis DSM 14985, the sequence AACCGTCGCGCTTCCTTGCGGTAATTGATCAGGGTATTGGGCGAGTCTTCGAATTCGCGCAGCCAGGTCATGATCGCGGCCACATCGTCTTCAGCCGCAATCAGCTTGGGTCGGGTGCCACCAAATGCCGGGGGCAGCAGGGGCTCATTGTCCAGCCGGGCGGGCGGGATCATGCCGGGGTAGGTCAGATGAGTCATGTCGGTGCATCCAGTGCCGGCAACGACGGATGGGCGGCCAGTTCCTGGCGGGCAACGTGCAGGGCTTCATGCAGGCGCCGGGTTTCTTCACGGGCCTGTTCGAGCATGAGCAGCCGGGCGGCATGGAGTTCTTCCTGCTGGTTCAGGGTTTCGGCCAGCTCCTGCCGGCGTGCTTCGGCATGCTCCAGCGCCGTTTCCAGGCGGCTGCGCTCACCCTCGGTTTGCAGCAGCCGTTCCTGGAGTGCGGCCTGGACACTGGCGAGTTCCTGGCGGGTCCGGTCAGCCACTTGCTCCAGCCGTTTTTTCTCTGCTGCGTGTTCGCTGCGTTCGCGTTCGGCCTGCTCGTACAGCATGGCACGCACGCCCTCCAGCCGTTCGTAGGCCAGCGTTTCGCGGCGTTCGGCCTCTTCCTGGGCCGCAACCAGCCGGGCTTCCCATTCGGTTTTCAGTGCTTCGCGCTCATCTTCCGCACGGAGGGCATCCTGCCGGCGTGCAGCCTGCTCCCGTTCCAGTTCGGCCGCCGCTGCTTCAATTGCGCGGGCCCGGGTTTCGCATTCACGCAGGCTGGCGGCCACTTCGGCCTGACTGTCGGCCAGGGCGGATTCGAGCTCCTGGCGGGCACGGGCAAGCTGTGCCAGGGCATCCTGTTGCGCGGCGAGCTCGGCCTGGCGGGCGGCCAGCTCGGCTTCAAGCGCATCTGCCCGGGCCGTGGTTTCGCGGCGGACGTTGTCGAGGTGTGTTTCGGCAATGCTGCAGGCGCGCTGCCACAGGCTTTCCATGGCGTCACCAAGTTCGGCCGGCCAGTCCGGCCGCCGGGTGGTGGATGACACGCGCGCCAGAAACCACTGGCGCCAGGCCTTGAGTTCGTTGTTGATCGTGGTGTTGGAGCCGGAGCCTAGCCGCTCACGGACATTGACCACCGTGGGCCAGGTGCCTTCGGTGACCAGTTGCTGGGCGGCGGAGCGGATGCGCGAGGCTATGTCGCTGGCGGGCATGTCGGGCAGGACCATGGGCTGCACGCAAAAGGAGTCAATCGGATGCCGAGTGTAACGAATTCATGAAAACGATAACAGGCGTTATTGTCATAATCGTACAGCGCAGACACTGGTGCGACGACTGCCGTGCGGGCGGCGTTCCGGGTCGTCGAATGTTGAAACCAGGACAAGCCCGGCGCGGCGCATCATGCCGGCCGAAGCGGCATTTTCTTCATGCCGGTCGGCCGTGATCCATGTGATGCCCCGGGTGGCGAGGGCGTCACAGGCGGCCTGCATAAGCCGGGTGCCCAGCCCCTGGCCGGCGGCTTCGCGGGACACGACAGCTTCGACCAGAAAGCCGCATTGTGCCGGTGCGACATCGTGCGGTCGCAGGTGCGGGAAGTGGTCCTCCTGCCGGTAGACCAGTGCACCCAGGAGCCGCTGGCCATTGTCGGCCACCACGGCGCCGGCAAGTCCGGTGCGAAGCTCGTCAAGCGTGCTGGCCACACCGTCTTCCGGCAGCCAGTTCCACTGGTTGGGGCCGTGCTCCATGATCAGTCCGTGAATGGCCGTGAGGTCGTCAGGCGTGGCGGGACGCAGGGTGCAGGATGTCATGCGGAGGTCCTTGAAAAGACAAAGCGCCCGGTGAAGGGCGCTGGCGGAGCGGGTGAAGGTCAGTCCTGATGGTAGCGGGTGACCGTTTCGACTTCTTCGCGGGCGCCGAGGAAAACCGCCACGCGCTGGTGCAGGCCTTCGGGCGGGATGTCGAGGATGCGCCGGTGGCCGTCGGTGGCAATCCCTCCGGCCTGCTCGACGATGAACGACATCGGGTTGGCTTCGTACATCAGGCGCAGCTTGCCGGGTTTGGAAGGATCGCGGGCGTCCTTCGGGTACATGAACATGCCGCCGCGACACAGGATGCGGTGCACTTCGGCCACCATCGAGGCGACCCAGCGCATGTTGTAGTCCTTGCCGCGCGGGCCGGTCTTGCCGGCCAGCAGTTCTTCGACATAACGCTGCACCGGTGCTTCCCAGTGGCGCTGGTTGGACATGTTGATGGCGAATTCCCTGGCCGTTTCCGGGATGCGCATGCCCGGATGGGTCAGGACAAAGGTGCCGGTGCTGCGGTCCAGCGTGAAGCCGTTGACGCCGTTGCCGGTGGTCAGCACCAGCATGGTCTGCGGGCCGTAGACGACGTAGCCGGCGGCTACCTGTTCGGTGCCGGCCTGAAGGAAATCGGCAGCACCGATGGCGGTTTTACCGGCCGGGGCCTTCAGCACCGAGAAGATGGTGCCGACGGAAATGTTGACGTCGATGTTGGAGCTGCCGTCCAGCGGGTCAAACAGCAGCAGGTAGGGGCCTTGCGGATAAGCCGCGGGAATCGGCCACGGATCGGCCATCTCTTCCGACGCCATGGCAGCCAGCTGGCCGGTCCACTCGTTGGCCGCCAGCAGCATGTCGTTGGCGATCACGTCGAGTTTTTTCTGGTCTTCACCCTGGATGTTGCCGGTGCCGGCTTCGCCCAGCACGCCCGCCAGCGCGCCGCGGTTGACGGCATCGCCAATGCCGACACAGGCAGCGGCCATCTGTTCGAGCAGAGCCCGCAGGGTCGGGCAGGTCAGTTGGCCTTGACGCTCGGCGTCGGTCAGGAAGCGGGAAAAGGAGATGCGACTCATGGATTTCCAGTCAGAACACGTGGGGGCGCCGGTTGCGCGACGGCGGAATTGTCGCGGCTTTGGCGGCAAAAGGAAATGGCAAACGGGTGCGCCGGCTTATTTCATCAGCCCGAGCCGGATGCGGATGGCTCCCTGTTCGGTCGAGAGCTGCCGGATGCCGATGTGGTCAAACAGCTTGTAGCCCATCAGCGAGCTGTCGAGCGTGGACTTGAGCGAGGGGACTTCGTCGAGCTTGACGGTCAGGACATTGCCGTTGACCGATGCCCACGGCTGTCTGGCAGCGAGCTTGTCGAGCGGATCGCCGGTGGCCATGCCGAACACGCCGACAGCCAAGGTGCCGAGCGTGCGGGCAATCAGTCCGTCACCGGCCGCAGCCGAACTGCGGTCAAAGGCAATGCGCACCGTCCGGTTGGGCCAGTCGACCGGCAGGAAGCGGAAGTCGATGGTGTGCACGGCATCGACGCCCTGCGTGGTGCGGACCTTGATGGTGCCCTTTTCCGGGGTCAGCGCCAGGCTTTCAACCGTGATGCCGTCGCGGTCAAGCTCGGTCTTGAGCTTGTCCAGCAGCCAGTCCTGTTTGAGCACCACGCCATCGGCGCGCAGTCCGGGCAGTCTGGCCGTGCTGCTCTTGAACTTGAGGTACAGCTGGATCACCGGGTCACTGGCCAGTTCGTCACTGGCCGGGGCCTCGGCGGCACGGGCGGCAGCCGGCAGCAGCAGGCTGCCGATCAGCAGAAGGGGAAACAGGCGCGACATGGGCTCTCCTTAGCGGAACACGGTTCGCCCGCCGTCAAAGCGGCTGGCGAAGTAGCGGTTGTCCAGGCTGTCGACACGTACCGTGCTGTTGGTGCGCGGTGCATGGATGAACTTGCCATCCCCAAGATAGACGCCCATGTGCGAATACGGGCGGTTCATGGTGTTGAAGAACACCATGTCGCCGGCCTGAAGTTCGTTCTTGTTGACCGGACGGGTGCGGTTGGCGATTTCGGCTGCGTTGTGCGGCAGGCTGACGCCGACCGCATTGCGGTAAATGAAGGCCGCCATGCCCGAGCAATCCAGACCGGCTTCGGGGTTTTTGCCGCCAAACTGGTAGCCCACGTCCAGCAGGCCGAGCGCCACCATCACCACTTCGCGGGCATCGCCGCTGGCCTCGATGCGGGCGAGGCTGCGGTCGGGTTTCCAGCTGCCGGTGCGTGGCGGCGGTGTGGTCGAGCAGGCTGCCAGCAGCAGGGCTGCCAGCAGCAGGACGGTGGTGCGCGGAGTAGTCAGGGTCATGATTGCTTGGCCTCCAGTTCTTCCCAGCGGGCGAGTTTGTCCAGCAGCAGTTCGTCAATGGCTTCGATGCGAGCCTGCCAGTCGCGGGCGGCAGCGGCCTGGTCTTTCCACACGGACGGGTCAAGCAGCTTTTTGTTGAGCCCGGCCTGTTCGGCCTCCAGCGCAGCGATTTCGTCCGGCAGCCGTTCCAGCTCGCGTACTTCATTGTATGAAAGCCGGGTGCGTGTCTTGTCCCGTGCCGGTCTGGCCGGTGCGGTCGCGTTGCCGGCGGCCGGTACCGGTGTTGCGGGTCTGGCCGGTGCGGCGAGTTCGGCCATGCGTGTCCGCGTGTTCACCCAGTCGGTATAGCCACCGGGATATTCGCGCAGTCGGCCTTCGCCTTCGAAGGCAATGACCTGGGTGGCGACGTTGTCGAGGAAGGCGCGGTCGTGGCTGACCAGGAAGACGGTGCCTGGGTAGTCGATCAGCAATTGTTCGAGCAGTTCCAGCGTGTCGATGTCGAGGTCGTTGGTCGGTTCGTCGAGCACTAGGATGTTGGCAGGCTGGGTGAACAGCTTGGCCAGCAGCAGGCGGTTGCGCTCGCCGCCGGAGAGCGAGCGCACCGGGCTGCGGGCGCGGGCCGGCGAGAACAGGAAATCTTCCAGATAGCTCATCACGTGCTTGCGCTGGCCGCTGATGTCGACATAGTCCTTGCCGTCCCCGATGACGTCGATGATGGCGGCGTCTTCCGGCAGCTGGCTGCGGAACTGGTCGAAATAGGCAATCTGCTGGCCGGTGCCCTGGCGGACTTCGCCGCTGTCGGGCGGGATTTCACCGAGGATCAGCTTGAGCAGCGTGGTCTTGCCGGCGCCGTTGGGACCGATCAGGCCGATCTTGTCGCCGCGCATCAGCCGGCTGGAAAAGCCGCTGATCAGCGTGCGTCCGGCGTAGCCCTTGCTGACATCCTTGAGTTCGGCGATCAGCTTGCCGGACTTGCCGCCGGCGTCGATCTGCAGGTTGACCTTGCCGACACGCTCACGGCGGGCAGCTCGCTCGCGGCGCAGCTGTTCCAGCCGGCGCACCCGGCCTTCGTTGCGGGTGCGGCGTGCCTCGATGCCCTTGCGGATCCAGACTTCTTCCTGGGCGTGGAACTTGTCGAACTTGCGGTTCTGCTCTTCTTCGATGACCAGTTCTTCGGCCTTGCGGGTTTCGTAGGCGGAAAAACTGCCGGGGTAGCTGCGCAGGATGCCGCGGTCGAGTTCGATGATGCGGGTGACGACGTTGTCGAGAAAGCGCCGGTCGTGGGTGATCAGCAGTACGGCACCGGCAAAGTTGTTGAGCAGGGTTTCCAGCCATTCGATGGCGGTGACGTCAAGGTGGTTGGTGGGTTCGTCGAGCAGCAGCACGTCTGGGGTGGCTGCCAGCGCGCGGGCGAGCGCCACGCGTTTTTTCCAGCCGCCGGAGAGGGCGGAAACCAGGGTGTCCGGGTCGAGGGACAGGTGCGACAGGGTGCTGGCGATGCGGGTTTCGAACTGCCAGCCGTTGCGGGCTTCCAGCTCCACTTGCAGGGCTTCCATGCGTGCCAGCAGGTCGCCGGTGTCGCCGCTGGCATGGGCCAGTTCGTGGCTGACGCGGTGGTAGTCGGACAGCAGGGCCTTGATGTCGCCCAGTCCTTCGGCCACGGCATCGTAGACCGTGTCGCCGTCGGCGAAGACGGGTTCTTGCGGCACATAGGCCACCACCACGTCGTTCTGGCGGTTGAGGCGGCCGTCATCCAGCCGGCTCTGGCCGGCGATGACCTTGAGGAGGGAGGACTTGCCCGCTCCGTTGCGGCCGATCAGGCCGACACGTTCGCCCGGCTCGAGGGCGAAATCAACCTGGTCGAGCAGGGGGTGATGGCCAAAGGCGAGGCTGGCTTTTTCCAGGGTCAGGAGGGGCATCGGTACGCGGTCCTTGCAGCTACAACAACGGTGAAGTGCCGCATTTTACTCCGGATGGCTTATGCGGGTGTGCGGGCCGGCTGTTACAATCCGGGCTTGCCTGCGGCCCTGGATGCGCCGTGCCGGATGCCGGTTTCTGTATTGAGGAGTTGGATATGTATTTCGTCGATCGTTCCGTGGCTGTCATCAAGCCCAAACAGCCGTTTGTCGACTGGCTCAACCAGGTTCCGGACAACGACATGGAGCTGTCGCTCGACAGCCTGCGCGCCGACTGCACGGTGATCATGATTCCCGAGTTCGACGAGCCGGAAGAAGGCGTCAGCTATGTGGACGATCTGGCAGAAAAGCTCTTCGAAATGGAGCTGTCGACCTGGTACGAAGATCCGGCCGTCTGGCCGCAGGACCGTTCGCTCAAGGTGTTCTGGGAATGGTTCGACGTTGAAATCCATTCCATGGTGATCGACACGCTCGAGGGCGACCTCGAAAACACGCCGGTCGAATAATCCGGCGTGAAGCCACCCGCCGTCGAGCCGTTTGCCTGCGTGCTGCGTCCGAGCCGGACCGGCGGTGCGCTGGCCATGCTGCTGGCGGTGCTGGCCGGTATTTCCGTGTGCCTCGCAGGCATGGCGTGGCTGGTGCCTGCCGTGCTGCTGCTGGCCCTGTGGCGGCTGCGGCAGGAAGGCTGGCTCGGTGCGCCCCGCCAGCGGCTGGTCCTCGACGTGCAGGGACAGCTGTGGCTGGACGGCCTGCCAGTCTGGCGCTCGCCTGCCACCCGGGTATGGCCCTGGCTGGTCTGGCTTGCCGGTCGCACGGCCACGCGGCCGGTACGCCTGCTGCTCTGGCCGGACCGCCTGGATGCCGGAGCAGGCCGCTGTCTGCGGCGCTACCTGATCTGGTATCGTTCTGACCCTTCTGTTGATCCTGCTGCCCACCGTTCCGCATGACCCTTCCGACTACACTCGCCGGCTGGCTGTCCCATCTGGAGAGCCTGCACCTTTCTTCCATTGACCTTGGCCTTGAGCGCGTGCGCCAGGTGGTCGACGCCATGCCGCTGCGGCCGGGGTTTCCGGTCATCACCGTGGGCGGCACCAACGGCAAGGGATCGGTCTGCGCCATGCTGACCCGCATTCTGGCCAGCGCCGGCTACCGGGTCGGTACGTATACCTCGCCGCACCTGATGGTTTACAACGAGCGCATTGCCATTGATGCCGAGCCGCTGTCCGACGAGGCCATCGTGCGCGGGCTGGCGGCCGTGGAGGCCGGGCGCGGAGATGTGCCGCTGACGTATTTCGAGTTCGGCACGCTGGCTGCCATGTGGAATTTCGTCGATGCCAAAGTAGACGTGGCCATCCTCGAAGTCGGCCTGGGCGGCCGGCTGGATGCCGTCAACGTGTTTGAGCCAGACTGTGCTGCCGTGGTGTCGGTGGACCTCGATCACCAGGACTGGCTGGGCGACAACCGCGAAGACATCGGCTTTGAGAAGGCCGGCATTTTCCGTGCCGGCAAACCGGCCTTGTGCGCTGACCCGCAACCACCGGCCCGGCTGGTCGGGCATGCTGCCGCCATCGGTGCGCCGCTGTGGCTGGCCGGGCGTGATTTCGGCTTTACCCGTACCGACCCGTTGCAGTGGGAGTTCTGGTGTGGCCAGTCCCGGCGTCATGCGCTGCCGACGCCGGCCTTGCGTGGCAATTACCAGATGGGCAATGCAGCACTGGTGCTGGCAATCCTTGAGGCCGTGCGTGACCGCTTGCCGGTCGGTGCCGGCGCCGTGCGCCGCGGACTGCTGGAGGTCGAATGGCCGGCCCGCTTCCAGGTCTTGCCCGGCCGGCCGGTAACGGTGCTGGACGTGGGGCACAATCCGCACGCCATCCGTGCCATGGTGTCCAGCCTGCAAACCCTGAATTACGCCGAACGGCGGCTGGCCGTGTTTTCCATGCTGGCCGACAAGGATGTCGACAGCGTGATCGAATTGGCCAAGGACGAATTTGATGAATGGTGGGTGGCGCCGATTGCCGATTCGCCGCGCGCCATGCCGGTGGCCGGACTGGTTGCCAGGCTGCGGGCGCACGGGGTGACGCGGATCCACGAATGTGCCGATCTGGCCACCGCTTACCGCCAGGCACGCGAGCAGGCGACGGAAAATGATAGAATCACCGTTTTCGGCTCCTTTCATACTGTCGCTGCCATCGTGGCGGCCAGCCGATCCGACTCCTGATCGACGACTGCAAAAGGCTACAGCGCATGATCGAATCGAGAAACCAGCAAGAGCTGATCCTGCTGCGCAAGCGGGCGCGCCGCCGGCTCGTGGGTGCCGTGGCGCTGGTGTCTGTCTCTACTGTGCTGCTGTGGAAAGTGGTCGATTCACAGCCGCAGCTGGATATCCGTCCCGAACGCATTGAAGTGGTCAGTCTTGGCCCGCAGGCGCCGGCATCCGTACCGGCTGCTCCGCCCGTAGCGGCCGAGCATCCCGGCGTGCCGTCAGCCGAGCAGGACCTGCCTCCGGTCAGCGAGCCGGTTACCACCAATCCCGAGCCGACCCGTCCGGAAGATGTCAAGCTGCCGCCGCCGCCAGTGGTGCCGCCGGTAAAGGCCGAGCCGCCCAAGGTGACGGTCAAGCCGGATGTACCGGCCGCCAGCCCCCGGCCGGCCCGGGACCCGGCTGCCATCCTCAACGGACTGGCCGACTTTGACGAATCCGGGCCGTTGCCGACGAGCAAACCGGCCCACAAACCGGCTGTCGCGGCCAAGGCCGAAGTGCCGCCCGCCGCTGGCAAGGCTGTTCCGGCCGCCAAGGGTGGCCGCTTCGTGATCCAGGTGGCCGCCCTGTCGGAAGAAGGCTCTGCCGAATCCCTGAAAAAGAAACTGGCCGCTGCCGGCGTATCGGCCAGCGTGACGCCGGTGCAGACCGCCAAGGGCGTGGTGCATCGCGTGCGCGTCGGTCCGTTTGCCAGCGAGGCCGAGGCCGAGGCCGCGCTCAGGAAAATCCATCAGGCCGGCCAGCCCGGCATTCTGGTGCCGCAATAACTGCCATGACGACTTTCGACTGGATCCTGCTCGCCCTGATCGGGGCTTCGACCTTGCTGTCGCTCTGGCGTGGCATGGCACACGAGGTGCTGTCGCTGGCAAGCTGGTTTGTGGCGTTCTGGGTGGCCAAAAGCTATGCCGCCGAATTCGAACCGCTGGTGCCGGCCAGTGTGCCGACCGCCGACCTGCGCTGGCTGCTGGCGTTTGCCGGGCTGATGCTGGCGGGCTGGATGGCCTGTGCCGTGGTGCGTGCCCTGGTCAGCCGGATGGTGGCCGGTGTCGGCCTTGGCGGGCTCGACCGTTTGCTGGGGGCCGGATTCGGCCTGGCGCGCGGCGTGCTGATTGCCACGCTGATCGTGCTGATGGGCGGGCTGACGCGCATGCCGGGCGAGCCGTTCTGGCAGAATTCGCAGATTGTGGCGCCGCTCGAGATGCTGGCGCAGAAGTTGACGCCGTGGCTGCCGGAAGCCATGGCCAGCC encodes:
- a CDS encoding DNA-binding protein; the encoded protein is MVLPDMPASDIASRIRSAAQQLVTEGTWPTVVNVRERLGSGSNTTINNELKAWRQWFLARVSSTTRRPDWPAELGDAMESLWQRACSIAETHLDNVRRETTARADALEAELAARQAELAAQQDALAQLARARQELESALADSQAEVAASLRECETRARAIEAAAAELEREQAARRQDALRAEDEREALKTEWEARLVAAQEEAERRETLAYERLEGVRAMLYEQAERERSEHAAEKKRLEQVADRTRQELASVQAALQERLLQTEGERSRLETALEHAEARRQELAETLNQQEELHAARLLMLEQAREETRRLHEALHVARQELAAHPSLPALDAPT
- a CDS encoding GNAT family N-acetyltransferase produces the protein MTSCTLRPATPDDLTAIHGLIMEHGPNQWNWLPEDGVASTLDELRTGLAGAVVADNGQRLLGALVYRQEDHFPHLRPHDVAPAQCGFLVEAVVSREAAGQGLGTRLMQAACDALATRGITWITADRHEENAASAGMMRRAGLVLVSTFDDPERRPHGSRRTSVCAVRL
- a CDS encoding class 1 fructose-bisphosphatase translates to MSRISFSRFLTDAERQGQLTCPTLRALLEQMAAACVGIGDAVNRGALAGVLGEAGTGNIQGEDQKKLDVIANDMLLAANEWTGQLAAMASEEMADPWPIPAAYPQGPYLLLFDPLDGSSNIDVNISVGTIFSVLKAPAGKTAIGAADFLQAGTEQVAAGYVVYGPQTMLVLTTGNGVNGFTLDRSTGTFVLTHPGMRIPETAREFAINMSNQRHWEAPVQRYVEELLAGKTGPRGKDYNMRWVASMVAEVHRILCRGGMFMYPKDARDPSKPGKLRLMYEANPMSFIVEQAGGIATDGHRRILDIPPEGLHQRVAVFLGAREEVETVTRYHQD
- a CDS encoding C40 family peptidase, coding for MTLTTPRTTVLLLAALLLAACSTTPPPRTGSWKPDRSLARIEASGDAREVVMVALGLLDVGYQFGGKNPEAGLDCSGMAAFIYRNAVGVSLPHNAAEIANRTRPVNKNELQAGDMVFFNTMNRPYSHMGVYLGDGKFIHAPRTNSTVRVDSLDNRYFASRFDGGRTVFR
- a CDS encoding ATP-binding cassette domain-containing protein; protein product: MPLLTLEKASLAFGHHPLLDQVDFALEPGERVGLIGRNGAGKSSLLKVIAGQSRLDDGRLNRQNDVVVAYVPQEPVFADGDTVYDAVAEGLGDIKALLSDYHRVSHELAHASGDTGDLLARMEALQVELEARNGWQFETRIASTLSHLSLDPDTLVSALSGGWKKRVALARALAATPDVLLLDEPTNHLDVTAIEWLETLLNNFAGAVLLITHDRRFLDNVVTRIIELDRGILRSYPGSFSAYETRKAEELVIEEEQNRKFDKFHAQEEVWIRKGIEARRTRNEGRVRRLEQLRRERAARRERVGKVNLQIDAGGKSGKLIAELKDVSKGYAGRTLISGFSSRLMRGDKIGLIGPNGAGKTTLLKLILGEIPPDSGEVRQGTGQQIAYFDQFRSQLPEDAAIIDVIGDGKDYVDISGQRKHVMSYLEDFLFSPARARSPVRSLSGGERNRLLLAKLFTQPANILVLDEPTNDLDIDTLELLEQLLIDYPGTVFLVSHDRAFLDNVATQVIAFEGEGRLREYPGGYTDWVNTRTRMAELAAPARPATPVPAAGNATAPARPARDKTRTRLSYNEVRELERLPDEIAALEAEQAGLNKKLLDPSVWKDQAAAARDWQARIEAIDELLLDKLARWEELEAKQS
- a CDS encoding protein YgfX; this translates as MKPPAVEPFACVLRPSRTGGALAMLLAVLAGISVCLAGMAWLVPAVLLLALWRLRQEGWLGAPRQRLVLDVQGQLWLDGLPVWRSPATRVWPWLVWLAGRTATRPVRLLLWPDRLDAGAGRCLRRYLIWYRSDPSVDPAAHRSA
- the folC gene encoding bifunctional tetrahydrofolate synthase/dihydrofolate synthase: MTLPTTLAGWLSHLESLHLSSIDLGLERVRQVVDAMPLRPGFPVITVGGTNGKGSVCAMLTRILASAGYRVGTYTSPHLMVYNERIAIDAEPLSDEAIVRGLAAVEAGRGDVPLTYFEFGTLAAMWNFVDAKVDVAILEVGLGGRLDAVNVFEPDCAAVVSVDLDHQDWLGDNREDIGFEKAGIFRAGKPALCADPQPPARLVGHAAAIGAPLWLAGRDFGFTRTDPLQWEFWCGQSRRHALPTPALRGNYQMGNAALVLAILEAVRDRLPVGAGAVRRGLLEVEWPARFQVLPGRPVTVLDVGHNPHAIRAMVSSLQTLNYAERRLAVFSMLADKDVDSVIELAKDEFDEWWVAPIADSPRAMPVAGLVARLRAHGVTRIHECADLATAYRQAREQATENDRITVFGSFHTVAAIVAASRSDS
- a CDS encoding SPOR domain-containing protein, translated to MIESRNQQELILLRKRARRRLVGAVALVSVSTVLLWKVVDSQPQLDIRPERIEVVSLGPQAPASVPAAPPVAAEHPGVPSAEQDLPPVSEPVTTNPEPTRPEDVKLPPPPVVPPVKAEPPKVTVKPDVPAASPRPARDPAAILNGLADFDESGPLPTSKPAHKPAVAAKAEVPPAAGKAVPAAKGGRFVIQVAALSEEGSAESLKKKLAAAGVSASVTPVQTAKGVVHRVRVGPFASEAEAEAALRKIHQAGQPGILVPQ
- a CDS encoding CvpA family protein; translation: MTTFDWILLALIGASTLLSLWRGMAHEVLSLASWFVAFWVAKSYAAEFEPLVPASVPTADLRWLLAFAGLMLAGWMACAVVRALVSRMVAGVGLGGLDRLLGAGFGLARGVLIATLIVLMGGLTRMPGEPFWQNSQIVAPLEMLAQKLTPWLPEAMASRIDFNKKAAPPAFPSQPFQPSLAT